Within the Osmerus mordax isolate fOsmMor3 chromosome 6, fOsmMor3.pri, whole genome shotgun sequence genome, the region TTGAAAGGTCTTAGCTTGCAGGTTCATTTATGTAAGTTTGACACATTCCTGTAAACCCTTATCTGATAtattgacctttgaacccttgCCAGTGGTCACCTTAAAGCCCTATATTTAGTAACCCTAATTAGGGTAATTAGGCTTAGGGTTCCTTTCATGGCACATAGTCCTGGCTTGGTACAGTGAATAACTAGGGTTATataggacctcaagtgggaactgaacatcagctccctcatcaagaaagcacaacagaggatgtacttccttcggcagctgaagaagttcaacctgccaaagacaatgatggtgcacttctactcagccatcattgagtccatcctcccctcctccatcaccgtctggtacgctgctgccactgccaaggacaagagcagactgcagcgtatcatccgcactgctgagaaggtgattggctgcaatctgcctaccctcgaggacctgcacacctcgaggaccctgaggcgagcaaggaagattgtggccgactcctcccaccctggacactccctgtttcagtcactcccctccggcagaaggctgcggtccatcaggaccaatacctcacaccacaaaaacagtttcttcccttctgctgttggcctcttcaacaaggccaagggaccacactgactctaatgacttcttgcttaaaacacactgctttttgcactgcattacaataatggtatcttgtacatttgtattttttgtaatatttgtgtttttatattgtaatttacggcaatttatattttattttattgtatatttaattctattctaatcccacttagtactgctagtttatgtacccttattatagatagtccacatatttaaattttaggtatatgtttattgtattcaccttcctgccaaagcaaattccttgtctgtgcaaactttcatggcgaataaatcccattctgattctgataaactGTGTCTTTCAGTTTCATAATCCTAGCCCCTACAGGGGAtcaacagcgccacctagaaaaggtaatttccTAAAATTCAATTCAATTTGTTTTTTTAGCTGAGGCTAGGATCAGcctgggattttgtatttcgacCAATATTGACCCTCTTCACATCATACTGGAACCATGTTTGAAGATGATGATGTAAAATAATGTTAAGTAAAGGTTACATATAAAGACATTTAAATGTTGACTTTTCGAGTACTGATACATTTTGTCTTTCATAAAAGACCAATGAATGTATATTTGTCATATTAAGTGATTTAAATGTAACTGAGGACAAAGATCTTCTCATAAAATAAGTTTTTAAattgaaagtaaaaaaataactacatttcccaggatCCCGCCAATATGTTTTAACGCTAATATGTGCCATATTTGTAGTCCATGTAAGTTCACTATGGTTATCATTTTATTTAAGTGTAGCGCACATTATATAAAGACCTATTCAATTACTTTAAAAACTTGTGTACGTCTTACCACGTGTTCAACACTCTAAAAATGAGAATATATCATTTATAATTCATATAGCCTACCTTCATGCCATCACCTTTATAAAGGCATGGATTATTCTGAATGTGACGTCATCGCGCAGCACTCCCAGTACAGATTATTCATATTCAGCCACAAGGAATCCATCATTTAAAATTGTATGCAATGTGGTGTTAATAGGATAACAAATTTACATCCGCTTGTAATGGCCTAACTTTTAATCTAAGTCTTCTCTTCATAGGTAGTCTTCATaggtggagtcagatggctgagtggttagggaatcgggctagtaatcagaaggttgctagttcgattcccggctatgccaaccaaatgccaacccctacttgccttgggggaatgtaagtcgctctggataagagcatctgctaaatgtcaaaatgtaaatgtagtctacTCTTACCTCCACCAAGCAAAGGATCAGATGGTTGCTTGTAGGCTTACATAAGTGAGTCCAACCATGCAAGTCAATGTTTATAAAAATAATACCAAAGTTTATTGGACAATAAAACACAAAACCCATGGGACACAAGAAAGTGCAATATTAGAACACTTTGAATACAAATAGTAGATAATAGACTTGGAAGTACAACGAGGCTGGGAACGTAGCTACCAGGGCAAACCAGGGTATGACACCGCAAGTTATTGGGAAACTGGACCGCAGGTGTGGATCTTGTGCAGGTAGGATGGACTGGATCACTGGAGCCTGgagatgcacacatacacagacaaacagaaagacagaaacagaaagacaggcaaagCCTGTGGAGGGCGTAATACAGGTAGACAGAAAGAAGTGTTAGTATGTAAACAAAATACGAGCCAAAATATGTATTGTACAAAGTGTTCATTAACTACTACTGAGTCTTACTGCCTGAAATAAGGGGAATAGAAACATGCAAATATATTGTAATGCCTTTTTGGGGTAGCAGATGTTATTAGATATCAGTGGTATCTTGTTGATAAAACAGGTACATAGACCTGAAGCAAGAAAAGTAAAATGTATTGATTTCCAGTCAAGAAATTGTTCTAGAAAAGCATTTATTTGTCTCACAATAcccaaattcaaatgcatatcATTGATATTCTGTCGATGCCTAGGTGTTGACATCGTCGTCATCATCTGAGCTGGTGTCAGCTTAAACAGTCCTGGCCCTCTTCCAGGAGTTCTTCCAGGTCCAGGTCGGGTTCTGTAAGATCCAGGTGGAGGTGTTGGAGATACATCTGTCTCACTACAGCCTGGTGAGACTTCAACTCTGTAAGTTTCCTCTGGTGCAAACTTTGGAgtcccttcctcccttttgGTGACAGGTTCCAACAGTcacctaaataaataaataagcttATTTAAACATTTGCGTCCTCAACGGAAAACACCAGAGTAACCTAATTGAAACTGCTACTAAATCGCAACAATGTAAAATGAGTTAATGTGTACATGCACACTTTTTCGTTACCAGAGATTGACTGCTCCAAGCACGTCTCTTCAGGTATTCCCAGTGCTGCTTCATCTCTTTGACGAGGaccacttcttcctcctccagcctctggaTACCCATGACCTTCTCAAAGACCTTCTTTTTTGTGAGAATGTCAGTATCTGAAGCAAAAAGTTGTTTAACAAAAATAAGTACAAAAGACAGTTATGTGGTTAAGAACACAAAATAATAGGAATACATTAATACAATGATAATATTTTGTAAAACTAGATTTAGATATAGATATTTAGATAATATTTACTAGATATTTGATTTCATAAGTATTAAGTGTTATTTCCTAATTGCTTTTGCCTCTAAAGTATCGAAAGTGGCTATTACTACCCACAAACCTTTTTCGCCAATTTCTATTCATTTTATATAAAAGTAGTTAGGAAATAACTTACTgctcaggtggagtcaggtgtctgagcggttagggaatcgggctagtaatctgaaggttgccagtttgattccctgccgtgccaaaggacgttgtgtccttgggcaaggcacttcaccctacttgcctcgggggaatgtccctgtacttactgtaagtcgctctggataagagagtctgctaaatgactaaatgttatgtaAATACCCTcaggaaaataaacaaaaaaaatgttACACAGTGTTTAACGGTCAGCACAGTTCATCGCAAAAACATCATGAAATATATTACAATTTCAAGGAAACCTTAATTCAAGTAACCATAAGAAGCATGAGCGAAAAGTGCTGGACAACACAAAAAGCACTACTTTGATTTGCTCACTTTTATGACAATTATAGGCTACATACCAGATGTTGGAACCTACCAGGGGAATATGTATTCCGGCTGGAAGATTAACTCCACTGACTCCACTCTTTCGAGTGGCTGGACAAGTGTATTATGTTCCAGGACCAGGGCAGCCagcttccctttctcctctcttattTTGGCTCTCATCCTGTGGCGACCCTTGTTTGTGTCTGAAAAACATTAACATAGACATGTGTCCGAGATTGACATTATGGCCATGGCTGGTTTCTTGAACCGATCTCTAACAAACCATTCTGCCTGTACAGCCGATGTGTTCTCTGCCTGATGCTGGCAGACAtttcctccatcttcttctgcAACTCCACAGGTGCATCACTGTCCTCCACTGGTGCTGGTTAAGAAAAGAGAACACCCAAGTACAAACATGAGTTGAGGACAGAAAATACTTTCATGCATTCTTGCTAAACCCAGATCGACAGTCATTCATATGACATTTGTATTCTATCAGCAGTAGTAAAATTATATAATGTTAATTTTGTGTACGGACATACCACTCTCAGCCCACTCCTGAACATCGGTCACCCACTGCAGGATTGTGGAGTTGTCGACTGACAGCTCTGTCTTTAAGGCCTCATAGCtgtctttttgttgttgcagacTTTGCTTGGTCTAAATAaggaaagaaaaacacaaatgcTGAATGAGATGGTTGATCtacatgatatatatatatatgctttaTTGCATTGAGAACATTCCAGGGTACCTTCAGGAATCGTCTGCTGAGGTAGGAGCTCATGTGCTGGACCTTGGCTTGGTTCCATCCCATGCACAAGAGTGTGATCATGTCAGTGCGTGCTGCAAAGGAACATTGGTCAGTGCAAGGGCATGCTCTAGAATGCATGTTGATGTGAAAGAAGTCAATATGCTTACCAGCTTTTGACATATATTTTGTGGAAATGCCTATCCTGGAGAGGAAGGCGTTGGCCTGCTCCACTTCTTCTCCCAGGGTGCAGGCAGCATTCTCCTGGAACCCCCCACCCCATTTGATCTATTGGGCCAGAAGACATGCCATATAATATCCAGTACATGTACTGATTATGTTAACTGGAACCATAACAAAGGTAAGGAAGTAAAGGTTTGGTTCAGTACCTCACACTTCATTCCATGGGCCTTTGCAtggaggacagaaagaaagggcTTCATGCCTAGAAGATGTTGTAGTTCTGGGCATACTCTGCAGACCTTCTGCAAGTAGGGCCAGTACTTGCACATAAGATCAGTGCAGAAGAAAGTTGCAGTGTTGCCCAATTCCTTCTGCAAGTAGAGGGCATATGCATATATTTCCCCCCTAAACATATTAAGGCCTCTAAGGATTGTGCCATGCCTGCAGACAGCAAGCTCAATGCCCTCTTCATCAAGCTTGCTGCTAGATTTTCTGGAAATCTCCTTAGCAGCAGCAAATTCAGCCCCACCACAGACACCCTTTCCGGGAACCTtcggatagacacacacaaaatcccTGAAAATGTTCAATGAAGGTCTACACAATATTTAAAATTCAAACTTGTAATCAAATAATAACGACGTCACAAACAGAAATTACTTACATGCTTGGTGGCCTTGTGGACATGGTCTACAAACTCTGACACCTTGCTGTCCTCGCAAAGGAAAACACCTTCCAAGTGGCCATGACTGTCCTGACTACACAAAGGAATTAAATCGGTTAACAGATGGTACTATACAACACAATGTTTATTACATTGTATTATTTCTATTAACGTGGAAGTGGAAGATTACTGTCCGGATACTTTAGGAGTTACCAGTAAATAGTTTGCATTACATACCTCCCTGCCTTCTTGAAACGATAATGTTTGCGATTGCCATCCACTGCTACCGCAAGCATTTCGGGAGTGCATGGAGGGCAGACAAACGGCTGCTCCTGGCACATCTTGTCAACCTCATATCTGCAGATGGCCCATTCCATGAAGCTTTGGTGGAAAGTGTCTCCAGATATTTTACCACTCTGTTTCaataaaaaacatatatatcaGTGAATAGTCTGATACTATGTAGGTtatttcttatcttatttgtCCAAACATATACAATGTGTATAGTTTACCAGGCAGTGATGAATATATCCACTATTAGTGCCACACACGGTACTCACTCTTCCAAAGcggctgtttttttttgtctagcaTTGTGGTAAATGCCAGACGGGAcagtccaggggggtattccagaaagcaggttatgcaacataactgggtaagttaacccaccagcttaTTCACAATGTGGCAGCAAcatactggcaatgttgctacaacgctgggtgtcagctggggagttaacttacccgggtatgtcacataacctgctttctggaataccccccaggtgctGACATTTTTAACTCCAGGTATGACTGGAAAACGTCAACATGAAACAGACTATTGAAGTTGACCGTCCCTGGCCAGTACCCACTTTGCACAACGTCTTCCAGCGCAGGTGTCCAATGAGAGGCACAACATTCACAATGTGCTTCAGGGAGGACAAGATCATAGCGACCTAAAGTGGAAATAATGTCACAGGAGATAATTTAACAgcaatatatttttgtttgttgataTTCACTGCTACCTGCAAGAGCAGGCGTGTTCACATGTGAGATTAATAAAATGATTGTTCTTCTTAAATGAAAATGTGTAAAATTCACCATTCATGGTCACTAAAACAATGGACCTCCCCACACTAACAGTCATGGGGAGCTGGCAGGTTTGGCAGGCTGATACCTCTAAAGGAAGTAGTTGAGCTACAAAGATATTTATAAGACACAGCATGGGGATTGTGTATAATCTTGGGGATTGTATTAGTAATCTTGCGTCTAATGTCCTTATAGTCATTGCATAAGTGCCTCAAGCCATATCTAACATTTTACAGTATTGATGTTAGATTACATTAGACATTTAGAGGATGTTTCATGACCAAACACCTTACCTTGGTGGGTAAGGGAATATTGCCCGTCAGCATCCTGGCTGACAAATGAGGTGGGAGGCACAGGGTGGAGGTAGCCTGAGATCAGGGATCTCCGGTTGTGCAGAACATGTCTGGTGTGTTGCTCTTTGTCACAGGCCATGCACAGATACTGGTGAGGTAAGCACTCACTACACCTCATCACAGCCACTCCTTGCCTACACCACTGGCAGGTGGTGGGCAATACTGCCTCATCTGACAGCGTGCTGTTGATGAGATGCGGGCGGGACACTTTCCACCTCTCTGCAGAACAGGCATTTCGAATTCCCCAAtcttgtgcctctgtgtgtttcctcaCACTCAGGGGCTGCGGGCTGACCATCAAGTAACATTTCTTTGACCGCTTGAAGAAGGGAATCTGTAGATGAAAGAAATTGGTAGTACAGAACATTAACTGAAGAGGTATTTTTGAGTTTGGCATTACctgttcaaaataaaataaaaacatttgttaCTCACAAAGAACTGATTCCTGATGATCCCTGTCCTCAACAAGGTCCTGTGTGTTACTGACAGTGTCCTTGCGTTTCTTCGTTCCAGCCCTGGGTGCTGAGAGAACAATTATTCAGAAGAAATGCATCCTATAATGCTGCATTACTCCAGAACCTTTCAATATTCAACTTACCAGTTGAAGATCGACATTTGGTAGTTTGTGGGACTAATGCTCCCCgcacatctctctttctccaactaATCCTGAACCTGTTTTTTGTGGTCCTCTTTTTGTTCTTAGCCTACAAAAAGATATATGTTATTAACTGGAATAATGACCAAGTTCAGGTACTAGTGTATTGTTCACACAGTTTTAGTTTCATCATCATTATTACCGGTTCAGGATTAAGGTCCTTGGCATAAGCTTGACCTTGTTTCAGAAGCTCCCTAAGATGAGCATCCTCAGCATCTTcctttgaagccatactatggAAAAGTAAATTACAGGCCAACATATTTCAATCTTAACTGATATCTTAGATAGTTGTaatatttgtgtcaaaaaataatTTACAAAAATGTAGGTCACTACACATATCAGGGGACTTCTATTGTACATGTATTACATATTGGTAGCATAAAGGACGGTCATATTATGGTACCTACTATTGTTTCAATGTTAAACTTACTTGACAGCAGAACTTTGGTTCTTAAAAGAACCGTTGGGGCAGGCCAGAAATGGCGGGCACACAGAAGGACAAAAGgacaaggcagacagacaataaatatacagtacaggaagacagacagatggacaacaGGCAATGAGACGAGAGGCAGACAAGTAGACAAATAGAATATGGAGGTCAATGTTAAAGAAAGATGACAGATGAATCTGAGGAGacacgtgtgtgttgggggggggggggggggggggggcaaagacaGGGGAGGATATTGGGAAGGAGCAAAACGTACAATTAAAGAAGgggaaggtgcacacacacaggggagacaTAAATAGATATTATTAGTATTTTCATTTAAATtacaatcagaatgggatttattcgccatgaaagtttgcacagacaaggaatttgctttggcaggaaggtgcatacaataaacatataggaacctaaaaattaaatatgtggactatctatactaagggtacataaactagcagtactaagtggaattagaattaaataaaatatacaataagatAAAATATAAGTAAATAACTGAATGCCTTCATGAATGCTCTGACCACGCTAGCGTACCGTTAATTAGCCATTTTACTAACGTTGCATGGCTAACATGCATTTATTACCATGCACTTTCACAAAATTAAGTTAGAACTCCACGTTGGAGCATCCCCATGGTTACCTTGAGTTTACTTGCTTAACTATTACATAATGATTACACATCTTCGGCCTGAAAGGGTgcatttacaataaataaataaaaatctgaaCATCTTTAGGTAGGTACTTACCGCCAACTTCTAAAGCAATGGACGTCACTTGTCAGCGCCGTAACCAAGGATGTCACATTTTGATTGACAGGCGATTGATGAAGGTCAAGGCGTAATTCCATACTGAAAATACAGATCCGTCCCGTTAAAATGCCACAAACGGGTGCTCGCAAAGCACTTCAGAATTTATCTTTAAAGCAGAGAGCAATATGTAAATATTGTAcagtaatatatattttatatttgtataatTGTTATTGTGGATATTTACGATAAGCTACACAAATTTTAGGTGACATTTCGGGTGAAGCGCCACCTTGTGGTTCGGTTTTTCGTAACATAGTATACGACACAGAAAGACGTACACTATGTTACGAATAGACTGTGAGGTCAGGttgttagtgaaggactgactacgaccagagatcccgcttgatggcatccgaagcagaccagaatgtcagagcattagcaacattagcaacaacattagcaaaccaaaactctttctagcatgtgtattgacagggagagcctaacctgtcagctgtgttgtcgatgcctcgagagaaaagtggaagtaaccagagcttgccgtcaagcagtatctcaggctgtacaatgtgtatgacgtcaattacattttaaaaggctttttagaacagaaaggcgactttaaaaaatctatcacccagcggtgtgtattttttttgcctcccctttcgaattcagaacTCAAATTACtatacaaaaaattatatcctgacaaaagtggattttgaggggtatagctccatagacctccattcattctgcactcgaccgttagcgccctcatatggaaatAGAGTGGAAcagcaaccagttcagaacccggaagtttcccgagagtggcagttctctctatattagacattctctggtacagCCAATAGCTAATTTCCTTACTGAGGAGTTGGCAACACTGCGCGAGGTTGAGATGGGGGATTTATTGGCAATTCCGCAATACCCTGGCCTCGCAGCAGTATGTTAACACTGGCATTATCTGCGCAACAAAACTTTTGCTGTATAGggcttgtgtattacatttgtgttaaatataggctcaatagctcataacatttgtgtttgtcatttcactcatttgataggattatgatCAAATGCAGCAACTAGTGTCCGCACTgcaatgctagctaggttatcgaaaagtctgagcaaatttacgaattagccgtttcatcaataaaataagcaaattTTCAGGAACTACACTGCCAacttctcgtcacattttaattcagatgatgATTTACACgtaccgtttagctgaaatatgaattgtaaaaacttggATGAGCAATGTCGGTCAAATGATTCTGTTCATCTTGGTGGTCAcggtaaccccgcccctgacgcaagcggttcttacatGGTACCCACACTAGCCCAGCTCCGATGTGGTGCTACTTGGGAACCACTTTCCCTGGTTTGGAGACGGTTCTCAGGCTGTCGAACGAGAAAGAACTGGTTCGAAATTAATTAAGCACCGGTGTTGTGCCATCCGATGCACGGCTCTGGAGAGGCACCCCCTCCGCGGAAACGTGCGCGAACCACTCGGAATCGGAGCATtcggaacatttagtcatttagcagcagtcttatccagagcgacttacagtaagtacagggacattctcccgaggccagtagggtgaagtgccttgcccaaggacacaacgtcattttgcacagccgggaatcgaactagcaaccttctgattcccATGTGAAAtagtaggattttggcaacactgtttttggTGGTTCCTCATGCCCTGTAAAGTGTTCCATAAAAAGATTTTGATACTAGTTGCAAAAATTTTaaagttagaaggggagtaggattttggcaacactgtttttcatacctgcTGAAATCCCCGTGACAATTTCgtgacagtgacagtttttGCCTTTCCTAATGTTTGATCAGTCATTATCAATACACAAATTCGTCTTAACGTTGATACAAAATTTCAGGTTGGCTGTGACAGCTGCCTCAGATGGTTCCATCACTGTTGTGCTCAAATCAAACTGAAGGTGATTcgtacaaatgaatacaaagaaGGATGCTCGCTTTCACCAGACAGTGCCATAACAGCATGTCGcaactacaacataattcacatattaccctcattccgataataggacagtgtagcacaacatctacatcaacatcgtttttcaagtgcAGATCCACATTACGTCTATTTTCGTGAGACAATCATTCAGATTTTACGACATACAAATCGTATAGGCTCTCAAGTGCAGCGCAACATAACTTATATTTTAATGAAACGtgaattaaatagcctactgacagtttcctcaaagcctaagGCGAGGGAACCCATGCTTAACATTGTAAAAATCGCCTCGGTTCGCCAATCTACACATAGCAATACGTTTGGAAGGCAGTTCGCGTTCACGCGTAGGGGAGTGGAATTCTGCGGGGGAGTGAGAATGCTCCGAACCAGCACCCAAAacgaaaatattgcaatgcataacaatgacagatatacttttaacactgtctcaccattttggtttcaaagcaacactttttttcaccttcatactgctgacatacttttgtctgctatgatattgataactgttatgcaatatactcttcatcactatatttgctcatttttcttcaaaccttttttctgtttctcagtctttcattctttaatacctttaacgcttaaaaatgtatgaaagtcaataagatactcttttcatcactgttttttctccatttcaacagtaagaaaatattgcaatgcataacagtgacagatatacttttaacactttctcgccattttgtttttaaagcacatacctcttgtaaaaagaaaaaaaaatgttgtaaaaccttcttcactattcaagccatcaaaacaatcgtttcaactgctttcagcaaacacacacattttcttcaggaaatgtacctttctagttatgtatggaagcaaatcgttaccaaaattcattttaagaatgtggctgcattatttgactcataaatgaaattagtaatcaatcatcctatttgcattttaattttcttcttcaagagtgctcaatctttcacttaattaaaatgaaaaagaaatagacatttgagatttaattttcaaaacatgccccagcaaatagataccaaaattcaatttgaaatgtaaaatttgaaaattaaaatgcatttccagaaatgcatttccattttaagaacgtggctgcaaaatcgtgaccacaattcaaatgcatttccagaaatgcat harbors:
- the LOC136944085 gene encoding uncharacterized protein, with translation MLTGNIPLPTKVAMILSSLKHIVNVVPLIGHLRWKTLCKSGKISGDTFHQSFMEWAICRYEVDKMCQEQPFVCPPCTPEMLAVAVDGNRKHYRFKKAGSQDSHGHLEGVFLCEDSKVSEFVDHVHKATKHVPGKGVCGGAEFAAAKEISRKSSSKLDEEGIELAVCRHGTILRGLNMFRGEIYAYALYLQKELGNTATFFCTDLMCKYWPYLQKVCRVCPELQHLLGMKPFLSVLHAKAHGMKCEIKWGGGFQENAACTLGEEVEQANAFLSRIGISTKYMSKAARTDMITLLCMGWNQAKVQHMSSYLSRRFLKTKQSLQQQKDSYEALKTELSVDNSTILQWVTDVQEWAESAPVEDSDAPVELQKKMEEMSASIRQRTHRLYRQNDTNKGRHRMRAKIREEKGKLAALVLEHNTLVQPLERVESVELIFQPEYIFPW